The following are encoded in a window of Pyrenophora tritici-repentis strain M4 chromosome 6, whole genome shotgun sequence genomic DNA:
- a CDS encoding Periplasmic protein TonB codes for MSSTHDSTPQPSALPATDSTSTSTSTTPDALPLSHPTHPITPPRPPLLRLRLDDLSTPGTTTFLRLVHATHALTHALNTVLTHLYTSLPTSSIPATRSVTLVLRAMDGVAYTTGLSLDDDHKEIHFNTTYIEGIAPTRQKEEIMGVLWTHRGRGRLGSVESGTCAAALEETGGL; via the exons ATGTCGTCAACACACGACTCCACCCCGCAACCCTCCGCTCTCCCCGCGACCGACAGCACatccacctccacctccaccaccccCGACGCACTCCCACTGTCACACCCCACCCACCCAATAACACCACCACGCCCCCCTctcctccgcctccgccTCGACGACCTCTCCACCCCAGGAACAACAACATTCCTCCGCCTCGTCCACGCCACCCACGCCCTCACGCACGCCCTCAACACAGTCCTAACCCACCTCTACACCTCCCTCCCCACCTCCAGCATCCCCGCCACCCGCTCCGTCACCCTCGTCCTCCGCGCCATGGACGGCGTAGCCTACACCACCGGCCTCTCCCTCGACGACGACCACAAAGAAATCCACTTCAACACAACCTACATCGAGGGAATCGCCCCCACGCGGCAAAAAGAGGAAATCATGGGCGTGCTC TGGACTCATCGAGGGCGTGGCCGATTGGGTTCGGTTGAAAGCGGGACTTGCGCCGCCGCATTGGAAGAGACGGGCGGATTGTAA